Proteins co-encoded in one Oreochromis aureus strain Israel breed Guangdong linkage group 3, ZZ_aureus, whole genome shotgun sequence genomic window:
- the LOC120433760 gene encoding oocyte zinc finger protein XlCOF6-like — protein MVQAKAYSCDQCGRAFTHSSSLQRHLVTHSGIKAYSCDQCGKSFSRKGHLKLHQLIHSGVKAYSCDECGRAFTRSSSLQSHLVTHSGIKAYSCDECGKSFSRKSHLKLHQLIHSGVKAHSCDQCGRAFTHSGSLQRHLVTHSGIKAYSCDECGKEFTEKANLKLHQVIHTGERPFSCDLCGKSFSRKSSLKKHQLIHSGVKAYSCGQCGRAFTRSSSLKNHLLTHSGIKAYSCDECGKEFAVKAKLKLHQVIHTGERPFSCDLCGKSFSLKSSLKKHQLIHSGVKAYSCDQCGKAFTHSSSLKIHLLTHSGIKAYSCDECGKEFTEKAKLKLHQVIHTGERPFSCDLCGKSFSRKDSLKQHQLIHSGVKAYSCDQCGKAFTHSGSLQSHLVTHSGIKAYSCDECGKDFAMKAKLKLHQVIHTGERPFSCDLCGKSFSRKSHLKQHQLIHSGVKAYSCDQCGKAFTHSSSLKIHLLTHSGIKAYSCDECGKEFTEKAKLKQHQVIHTGERPFSCDLCGKSFSLKISLKQHQLIHSGVKAYSCDQCGRAFTQRGHLQRHLVTHSGIKAYSCDICGKTFTQRGHQNTHLRIHTRHDVHCCEQCSKEFTTDGKLQRHMFTHTEGRPYKCDLCEKTFKSPHYLRRHQQIHTRKRLYKCSYCEKQSDTEGSSSQPCHHCGGGKDFRCDLCGKTFSCQADLKTHQHRHTGDKLKYCKECGRSFTTSRDLKRHELIHSGVKKHLCDQCGSSFTTAGDLKTHKRVHTGEKPHKH, from the exons atggtccaggc taaagcgtacagctgtgatcagtgtggcagagcttttactcacagtagcagcttacagaggcatctagttacccactctggaattaaggcatacagctgtgatcagtgtggaaagtctttttccaggaAGGGTCACCTAAAACTACACcagctcatccacagtggagttaaagcatacagctgtgacgagtgtggcagagcttttactcgcAGTAGCAGCTTACagagtcatctagttacccactctggaattaaggcatacagctgtgacgagtgtgggaagtcTTTTTCCAGGAAGTCTCACCTAAAActacaccaactcatccacagtggagttaaagcgcacagctgtgatcagtgtggcagagcttttactcacagtggcagcttacagaggcatctagttacccactctggaattaaggcatacagctgtgacgagtgtgggaaggagtTTACTGAGAAGGCTAACCTAAAacttcatcaggtcatccacactggagagagaccgttcagctgtgacttgtgtggaaagtctttttccaggaAGAGTTccctaaaaaaacaccaactcatccacagtggagttaaagcgtacagctgtggtcagtgtggcagagcttttactcgcAGTAGCAGCTTAAAGAATCATTTacttacccactctggaattaaggcatacagctgtgacgagtgtgggaaggagtTTGCTGTAAAGGCTAAACTAAAacttcatcaggtcatccacactggagagagaccgttcagctgtgacttgtgtggaaagtctttttccttgAAGAGTTccctaaaaaaacaccaactcatccacagtggagttaaagcgtacagctgtgatcagtgtggcaaagcttttactcacagtagcaGCTTAAAGATTCATTTacttacccactctggaattaaggcatacagctgtgacgagtgtgggaaggagtTTACTGAGAAGGCTAAACTAAAacttcatcaggtcatccacactggagagagaccgttcagctgtgacttgtgtggaaagtctttttccaggaAGGATTCCctaaaacaacaccaactcatccacagtggagttaaagcgtacagctgtgatcagtgtggcaaagcttttactcacagtggcagcttacagagtcatctagttacccactctggaattaaggcatacagctgtgacgagtgtgggaaggattttgcTATGAAGGCTAAACTAAAacttcatcaggtcatccacactggagagagaccgttcagctgtgacttgtgtggaaagtctttttccaggaAGTCTCACctaaaacaacaccaactcatccacagtggagttaaagcgtacagctgtgatcagtgtggcaaagcttttactcacagtagcaGCTTAAAGATTCATTTacttacccactctggaattaaggcatacagctgtgacgagtgtgggaaggagtTTACTGAGAAGGCTAAACTAAAacagcatcaggtcatccacactggagagagaccgttcagctgtgacttgtgtggaaagtctttttccttgAAGATTTCCctaaaacaacaccaactcatccacagtggagttaaagcgtacagctgtgatcagtgtggcagagcttttactcaaagGGGTCACTTACAgaggcatctagttacccactctggaattaaggcatacagctgtgacatctgtggaaaaactttcaccCAGAGAGGGCACCAAAATacacacctacgcattcacaccagacatgatGTGCACTGCTGTGAACAATGTAGCAAAGAGTTTACAACAGACGGAAAGTTACAACgacacatgtttacccacactgagggacgaccttataaatgtgacctgtgtgagaagacttttaaatctccacattacctgagacgacaccaacagatccacaccagaaagagactctacaagtgcagttactgtgag aagcagagcgacacagaaggatccagttctcaaccctgtcatcactgtggtggtgggaaagactttcgttgtgacctctgtggaaaaactttcagttgcCAAGCTGACCTAAAAACACatcaacacagacacactggagacaaactgaaatactgcaaagaatgtgggagaagcttcaccACATCACGTGACTTAAAACGACatgaactgattcacagtggggttaaaaagcacctctgtgatcagtgtgggtcatccttcaccactgcaggtgaccttaaaacacacaaacgagtccacacaggagagaaaccacacaagcac